In Carassius auratus strain Wakin chromosome 36, ASM336829v1, whole genome shotgun sequence, the following are encoded in one genomic region:
- the LOC113055654 gene encoding inter-alpha-trypsin inhibitor heavy chain H3-like, with the protein MDRAALWLILLGVFLISATCDPVKKYLLVSYQKKKVDIYSFYINSTVTSRYVTTVITSRVANTLNESQEIQFEVKIPKNAFISKFRMVIEGKTYDGVVKGKEEAQQQYNQAVSRGQSAGLVKSVGRTLEDFKTSVTVAALSKVTFELTYEELLKRRLGKYELLINAQPMQPVADFKMDVHIQEKPGISFLEVKGDLSTGDLANAIKTTRADKDAWVTFYPTQDQQTKCKSCGENGLNGDLLITYDVERRSPKGEVVLSNGYFVHYFAPSDVPRIPKNVVFIIDRSGSMHGRKMDQTRVALLRILTDLDEDDHFGLITFDSEVSLWKRKLCKATETNLENAKSFVKEIRDRGATDINAAVLAGVDMISRHPREGTASILILLTDGDPTSGETNIEKIMANVKEAIGTKFPLYCLGFGYDVNFDFLTKMSLENGGVARRIYEDSDADLQLQGFYDEVAVPLLTDIQLKYPGGTKLTKTSFSLYFNGSEIVVSGQITDNSVESFTTEVIAVSKGSNVTYQDTIMTKDPSDVPPEDEDFMQRLWAYLTVKQLLERQVLLTGQEKEDEKKEALKLSLKYQFVTPLTSMVVTKPQEEEIEVAEKPEEVGMEQTDHDDILMSMPITDMSSSYYDSYMDVPDTYVSQTETMFTTMFTTTLYTTTSPAVQEVNRFLLDVVGQSKPLCFDIPVPHKLRLLQDSASEFSMNGESLSEQNGFHQIAFHYKTNHHLMINTKSISYRNGQDNVEFLWGQEPTQYNADSVSLVVREHVMNVTFGNISVVILSHKKDGVMFLWPAIWEYSKDAKLTGVLGKADISYKETQGSQTPILKIKDKEVKTSLETVSDYRLHSTPVRECWLVPFQALMEAEISDFTVTQL; encoded by the exons ATGGATCGAGCAGCTCTCTGGCTGATTCTGTTGGGTGTTTTTCTCATCTCAGCCACTTGTGATCCAGTTAAGAAG TACCTTCTGGTGTCTTATCAGAAGAAAAAAGTGGATATATACAGCTTCTACATTAACTCCACGGTCACCAGTCGCTATGTCACAACAGTCATCACAAGCCGTGTTGCAAACACACTGAATGAATCTCAAGAGATCCAGTTTGAGGTCAAGATTCCCAAGAACGCCTTCATCAGCAAATTCAGAAT GGTTATAGAGGGAAAAACATATGATGGGGTTGTGAAGGGAAAAGAAGAAGCTCAGCAGCAATACAATCAAGCGGTATCTCGAGGACAAAGTGCTGGACTGGTCAA atcTGTTGGAAGGACTTTAGAGGACTTTAAAACTTCAGTGACGGTGGCTGCTTTAAGTAAAGTGACCTTTGAGTTGACCTACGAGGAACTGTTAAAGCGCCGCCTCGGTAAATATGAGCTACTCATCAACGCACAACCGATGCAGCCGGTGGCTGACTTCAAG ATGGATGTGCACATCCAAGAGAAACCAGGAATTTCCTTCTTGGAGGTGAAAGGAGATTTGAGCACCGGTGATCTGGCCAATGCCATCAAAACCACCAGAGCAGACAAAGAC GCATGGGTGACCTTCTACCCCACACAAGATCAACAGACCAAGTGTAAAAGCTGTGGAGAAAATGGGTTGAACGGAGACCTGCTTATAACATACGATGTTGAGAGACGAAGTCCCAAAGGAGAAGTCGTG TTATCAAATGGCTATTTCGTCCACTACTTTGCTCCCTCTGATGTTCCACGTATTCCCAAAAATGTGGTGTTTATCATTGACCGCAGTGGCTCTATGCACGGCAGAAAAATGGACCAG ACTcgtgtggcactgctgaggattTTGACAGATCTTGATGAGGACGATCACTTTGGATTGATCACATTTGACAGTGAGGTTAGCTTATGGAAGCGTAAACTCTGCAAAGCTACTGAGACAAACCTGGAGAATGCAAAATCTTTTGTGAAGGAGATCAGAGATAGAGGAG CCACAGACATAAACGCTGCAGTTCTAGCAGGAGTGGACATGATCAGTCGACATCCACGAGAGGGAACAGCCTCCATCCTGATCCTGCTGACTGATGGAGACCCCACTTCAG GTGAAACCAACATAGAGAAGATAATGGCCAATGTTAAAGAAGCCATTGGGACAAAGTTTCCGCTCTATTGTCTTGGTTTTGGATATGATGTCAATTTTGACTTCCTGACAAAGATGTCACTGGAAAATGGTGGAGTTGCTCGCAGGATTTATGAAGATTCGGACGCTGATCTACAGCTGCAG GGATTCTATGATGAAGTTGCCGTCCCTCTCCTCACTGATATTCAACTTAAATACCCAGGAGGGACAAAACTTACCAAGACCAGCTTTAGCTTGTACTTCAATGGCTCTGAGATTGTGGTGTCAGGACAAATCACAGACAACAGTGTGGAGAGTTTCACCACTGAAGTCATCGCAGTATCA AAAGGCAGTAATGTGACGTATCAGGACACTATAATGACAAAAGACCCCAGTGATGTCCCTCCTGAGGATGAAGATTTCATGCAGAGATTGTGGGCCTACCTTACAGTGAAGCAGCTTCTGGAGAGACA GGTACTTCTTACAGGACAAGAGAAAGAGGATGAAAAGAAGGAAGCTCTTAAACTCTCCCTGAAATACCAGTTTGTCACTCCCCTCACCTCGATGGTTGTTACCAAGCCACAGGAAGAGGAAATAGAAGTTGCTGAGAAACCCGAAGAGGTAGGAATGGAACAGACTGACCATG ATGACATCTTAATGT caatgccCATCACAGATATGTCATCCTCTTATTATG ATTCATATATGGATGTACCTGATACAT ACGTCTCCCAAACTGAAACAATGTTCACTACAATGTTTACAACAACTTTGTATACAACTACTTCTCCTGCTGTGCAAG AAGTCAATCGTTTCCTGCTGGATGTTGTTGGTCAGTCTAAGCCACTTTGTTTTGATATTCCTGTTCCTCACAAACTCAGACTCCTCCAGGATTCAGCTTCAG AGTTCTCTATGAATGGAGAGTCTTTGAGTGAACAGAATGGATTCCATCAAATTGCTTTTCATTACAAAACTAACCATCACTTGATGATAAACACAAAGTCTATCAGTTATCGTAATGGCCAGGACAATGTCGAGTTTTTGTGGGGCCAGGAACCAACCCAGTACAATGCAGATAG TGTGTCTCTGGTTGTTCGGGAACATGTAATGAATGTTACCTTTGGAAATATCAGTGTTGTTATTCTTTCTCATAAGAAAGATGGGGTCATGTTTTTGTGGCCTGCCATTTGGGAATATTCAAAAGATGCCAAGCTGACAGGTGTTTTAG GAAAGGCTGATATTTCATATAAAGAGACTCAAGGATCACAAACACCAATTCTAAAGATTAAGGACAAGGAGGTGAAGACATCTTT GGAGACTGTCAGTGATTACAGATTGCATTCAACTCCTGTTCGAGAATGCTGGCTTGTCCCGTTCCAGGCTCTGATGGAAGCAGAGATTTCTGATTTCACTGTCACTCAGCTGTAA
- the LOC113055486 gene encoding uncharacterized protein LOC113055486, with the protein MKLTGWIVQLLLLAGGSVCSLQRVTHNPENNVICPQSLNCSVRDTDPFTPLHVVFGPVYVCSLAVKPKLCCQGEDCKPCLWISIQLSIIPALKDEKDGDTEISDYEEESSGDWDSRCLSIPDDTSKGQSKEYSLFEDRLDQATITICYQPAEGQREWCKRVDFTVTSAASPKLLILNLVEYKDVTFGRTMKISVGSFTKSHEVEINQFPTLKTVCSLRSLKDIKLCKGPRVSIKREERVVKVLLDDEDERASEGLLLCMKRGREGRCSLMPDNIIPLESITYCMCLQAWRNNSVRVEICPFEKNETEFKANVLSNMSVSLAHIKSNVGEPVLSWNLTAPCRIRAEAWPCQLEADGTCTEVKGFRQKCCNDWTENSTALWASGKFVNIRSQNHKQLCLMLEVDGKIVRYCQHPMKRQYWSLLVLLPLILLCLTAFGVLLLKWSLSEWDRRCHSQDMRGQVLLLHSSATDPQLVCKLGQLLSELGFRVFLDLWNQTELGSCGPAAWLHSKLDHIQKHGGKALLVLSPSTLQRAELYWKIAVERQSNPATYSSDMLASALGCIFADRQKGCAARRFVLVQLDFDELPINEEQDMPKLLRGLLLYKLPSQSQGLLMELCLENPTNVSGKLKKMWWMRKAQRKLAQGVQNILQRVRTDSMLTQSDLLSLDMEDTEEIVFLKKEQH; encoded by the exons ATGAAGTTGACGGGGTGGATAGTCCAGCTGCTCCTATTGGCCGGCGgaagtgtgtgttcactgcaacGAGTCACACACAACCCAGAAAACAACGTCATCTGCCCTCAG tCTCTTAACTGCAGTGTGAGAGATACAGACCCTTTCACACCTCTTCATGTGGTCTTTGGTCCTGTGTACGTGTGTTCTTTGGCTGTGAAGCCAAAATTGTGCTGCCAAGGGGAGGACTGCAAACCGTGTTTGTGGATCAGCATCCAGCTGAGTATTATTCCAGCTCTCAAAGATGAGAAGGACGGAGATACTGAGATATCAGACTATGAAGAGGAGAGCAGTG GGGACTGGGATTCACGATGTCTTTCCATACCAGATGACACATCCAAAGGTCAAagt AAAGAATACTCTCTCTTTGAAGACCGGCTAGATCAAG CTACTATTACAATATGCTATCAACCAGCAGAAGGGCAGCGTGAGTGGTGCAAGAGAGTAGACTTCACAGTGACTTCTGCTGCAAGTCCTAAACTTCTCATA CTGAATCTGGTGGAGTATAAAGATGTCACCTTCGGCAGAACAATGAAGATCAGTGTCGGATCATTCACTAAGTCACATGAAGTTGAAATTAATCAGTTCCCTACATTAAAAACAG TGTGTTCCTTGCGAAGTCTAAAAGACATAAAGCTGTGTAAAG gtccCAGGGTCTCCATTAAAAGAGAGGAGAGAGTGGTTAAGGTGCTCTTAGACGATGAAGATGAAAGAGCATCTGAAGGCCTGTTGCTGTGTATGAAACGTGGAAGAGAAGGAAGATGCTCG CTTATGCCAGATAACATCATTCCACTGGAGTCAATCACATACTGCATGTGTTTGCAG GCATGGAGGAATAATTCAGTTCGTGTGGAAATCTGTCCCtttgaaaaaaatgaaacag aATTTAAAGCCAATGTCCTGAGCAACATGTCAGTGTCTTTAGCCCACATCAAATCAAATGTTGGTGAGCCAGTGCTTAGCTGGAATTTAACAGCGCCCTGCAGGATAAGAGCTGAAGCGTGGCCGTGTCAGCTCGAGGCAGATGGGACATGCACAGAAGTTAAAGGATTCAGACAGAAATGCTGTAATGATTGGACAGAAAACAGCACAGCCCTATGG GCATCCGGGAAATTTGTGAATATCAGGTCTCAGAATCACAAGCAGCTCTGCCTGATG CTTGAAGTGGATGGAAAGATTGTGCGGTACTGTCAACACCCCA TGAAGCGACAGTACTGGAGCCTTCTTGTTCTTCTGCCGCTGATCCTTCTCTGTCTGACTGCTTTTGGAGTACTTCTTCTCAAAT GGTCGCTTAGCGAATGGGACAGAAGATGTCATTCTCAAG ATATGAGGGGACAGGTGTTGTTGCTCCATTCCTCTGCCACAGACCCACAGTTGGTGTGTAAGCTGGGCCAGTTGCTCTCTGAGCTGGGTTTCAGAGTATTTCTCGACCTGTGGAACCAAACAGAGCTCGGTTCTTGCGGCCCAGCAGCATGGCTCCACTCTAAGCTCGATCACATCCAGAAACATGGAGGAAAAGCCCTTCTGGTGCTTTCTCCATCAACACTGCAGAGAGCCGAGCTGTACTGGAAAATTGCAGTGGAAAGACAAAGCAATCCTGCCACATACTCCTCAGATATGCTGGCTTCGGCACTGGGCTGCATTTTTGCTGACCGTCAGAAAGGTTGTGCTGCTCGGCGGTTCGTCCTTGTGCAGTTAGACTTTGATGAACTTCCCATCAATGAGGAGCAAGACATGCCGAAGCTGTTGAGGGGCCTGCTGCTTTATAAACTGCCCTCGCAGTCTCAGGGATTACTTATGGAACTGTGTTTGGAGAACCCGACTAATGTGAGCGGGAAGTTGAAGAAGATGTGGTGGATGAGAAAGGCGCAGAGGAAGTTGGCCCAAGGAGTTCAGAACATTTTGCAGAGGGTGAGGACTGATTCCATGCTCACTCAATCCGATTTACTCAGCCTAGACATGGAAGACACGGAGGAAATCGTTTTTCTCAAAAAAGAGCAGCACTGA